The Paracoccus sp. MC1862 genome includes a window with the following:
- the mobA gene encoding molybdenum cofactor guanylyltransferase MobA, translated as MSREIAGIVLAGGQSRRMGGGDKGLLDLGGRPVIAHVIERLGCARAISANGDPARFADFGLPVLPDSLPDWPGPLAGVLAGMDWAAARGIPRIVTAAADTPFFPRDLAARLAGVEAPVIMASNDGDHPAFALWDVSLRDDLRAALHSGTRRMRDWMDAHGAVRVGFPGDDPFFNINTPAELATARLRLSQEQEWT; from the coding sequence ATGAGCAGGGAAATCGCGGGAATCGTGCTGGCCGGGGGGCAGTCGCGTCGGATGGGCGGCGGCGACAAGGGGCTGCTGGACCTCGGCGGGCGCCCGGTCATCGCCCATGTGATCGAACGTCTGGGCTGCGCCCGCGCGATCAGTGCGAACGGCGATCCGGCGCGTTTTGCAGACTTCGGCCTGCCCGTTCTGCCCGACAGCCTGCCGGACTGGCCGGGGCCGCTGGCGGGCGTGCTGGCCGGGATGGACTGGGCGGCGGCGCGGGGTATCCCCCGCATCGTCACCGCCGCCGCCGACACGCCCTTCTTCCCGCGCGACCTCGCGGCGCGGCTTGCAGGCGTCGAGGCGCCGGTGATCATGGCGAGCAACGACGGCGACCATCCCGCCTTCGCCCTCTGGGACGTTTCCCTGCGCGACGACCTGCGTGCCGCGCTGCACTCGGGCACCCGGCGGATGCGCGACTGGATGGACGCGCATGGCGCCGTCCGGGTCGGGTTTCCGGGCGACGATCCCTTCTTCAACATCAACACGCCCGCCGAGCTGGCAACGGCCCGCCTCAGGCTGTCGCAGGAACAGGAATGGACCTGA
- a CDS encoding DUF2478 domain-containing protein, whose product MLGYVIHDEDDGNARMAALACRLAAQGLRLAGAVQANLDRGGDCACDMELTVLGTDAPPIRISQSLGAGAQGCRLDTDALERAAALAARGLEGADLALVNKFGKQEAAGRGFRDFIADALANGTPVLVAVAPELVPAFIDFAGDYARPLTWAGAEGWCRSHRAAA is encoded by the coding sequence ATGCTGGGATATGTGATCCACGACGAGGACGACGGCAACGCCCGGATGGCCGCGCTGGCCTGCAGGCTTGCGGCGCAAGGGCTGCGGCTGGCGGGCGCCGTGCAGGCCAACCTTGACCGCGGCGGCGACTGCGCCTGCGACATGGAACTGACGGTGCTGGGCACAGACGCCCCGCCCATCCGCATCTCGCAATCGCTGGGCGCGGGCGCGCAGGGCTGCCGGCTGGATACGGATGCGCTGGAACGGGCGGCGGCGCTGGCGGCCCGGGGGCTGGAAGGCGCCGACCTCGCGCTGGTCAACAAGTTCGGCAAGCAGGAGGCCGCGGGTCGGGGCTTCCGCGACTTCATCGCCGACGCGCTGGCAAACGGCACCCCCGTCCTGGTCGCCGTCGCGCCCGAGCTTGTCCCCGCCTTCATCGATTTCGCCGGAGATTATGCCCGGCCGCTGACCTGGGCCGGGGCCGAAGGCTGGTGTCGCAGCCACCGCGCCGCCGCATGA
- a CDS encoding sulfurtransferase TusA family protein, which translates to MTADAEIDARHLLCPLPVLKLRRTLSSLPAGATVALVATDPAAVLDVPHFCAEGGHELVASNPLPDGARRYLVRRG; encoded by the coding sequence ATGACCGCGGACGCGGAAATCGACGCGCGGCATCTTCTCTGCCCCCTGCCGGTGCTGAAGCTGCGCCGGACGCTCTCTTCCCTGCCCGCCGGGGCGACGGTGGCACTGGTGGCGACCGACCCGGCGGCGGTGCTGGACGTGCCGCATTTCTGCGCCGAGGGCGGGCATGAACTGGTCGCCTCAAACCCCCTGCCCGACGGCGCCCGCCGCTACCTCGTGCGGCGCGGCTGA
- a CDS encoding AEC family transporter, with amino-acid sequence MLAIFLKTLPFFALIGTGWLAGRLRLFSAEATAALTKFVFYFALSAMLFGFAASLNIRELFDLRFALAYVAGSAVVWLLVAAIARSRGSPAPEAAMLAHTAITGNTGFLGVPMLVVLLGPAAVGPVLMVLALDLAVFAMLVTLIVAAVRHGRIGFGTFLPVLKGIIRNPMIGSMAAGLLWSALRLPWPAPAAEFMTLLGGAATPGALFAIGASLAHRPAERLGPAAWLSGAKLILHPAAVALAAFVLAVEPTAAGVMIAAAALPVAGTVHILAHHFALAEQRVSATILVSTAGCILTLPYVIHLITKG; translated from the coding sequence GTGCTGGCGATCTTTCTCAAGACGCTGCCGTTCTTTGCACTGATCGGGACCGGCTGGCTGGCCGGGCGGCTGCGGCTGTTCTCGGCCGAGGCGACGGCGGCGCTGACGAAATTCGTCTTCTATTTCGCGCTGTCGGCGATGCTGTTCGGCTTTGCCGCCTCGCTGAACATCCGCGAACTGTTCGACCTGCGTTTCGCGCTGGCCTATGTGGCAGGTTCTGCCGTGGTCTGGCTGCTGGTCGCAGCCATCGCCCGTAGCCGTGGCTCGCCCGCCCCCGAGGCAGCGATGCTGGCCCATACGGCGATCACGGGGAACACGGGCTTTCTGGGCGTGCCGATGCTGGTCGTGCTGCTGGGGCCGGCGGCGGTCGGGCCGGTGCTGATGGTGCTGGCGCTGGATCTGGCGGTCTTCGCCATGCTGGTCACGCTGATCGTCGCGGCGGTCCGCCACGGCCGCATCGGGTTCGGCACCTTCCTGCCGGTCCTGAAGGGCATCATCCGCAACCCGATGATCGGCTCGATGGCGGCGGGGCTGCTGTGGTCCGCCCTGCGCCTGCCATGGCCCGCGCCCGCGGCCGAGTTCATGACGCTTCTGGGCGGGGCCGCGACCCCCGGCGCGCTGTTCGCCATCGGCGCTTCGCTGGCGCACCGTCCGGCCGAACGGCTGGGGCCGGCCGCGTGGCTCAGCGGGGCCAAGCTGATCCTGCACCCGGCCGCCGTGGCGCTTGCGGCCTTCGTGCTGGCGGTCGAACCCACGGCCGCCGGGGTGATGATCGCCGCCGCCGCCCTGCCGGTCGCGGGCACCGTCCATATCCTCGCGCACCACTTCGCGCTGGCCGAGCAGCGCGTCTCGGCCACGATCCTCGTGTCCACGGCGGGCTGCATCCTGACCCTGCCCTATGTCATCCACCTGATTACGAAAGGCTGA
- a CDS encoding crotonase/enoyl-CoA hydratase family protein, producing the protein MRTLPDLPLENLRLNVDEDGIATVTLNRLAKRNALDAATVEELVDVFTALPRAGVRACVLRGEGTHFSAGLDLVEHYHANRSASDFMHVCLRWHEAFNKMEYGGVPIIAALKGAVVGGGLELASAAHIRVADQSTYFGLPEGQRGLFTGGGATIRVADLIGKARMIDMMLSGRLYRGQEAVDVGLAQYLVDDAEAKAYEIARAAAQNPPLSNFAICSAISHMQNMSALDAAYAESVVAGMVNTQEAAKARLEAFAKGTAAKVKPA; encoded by the coding sequence ATGCGGACCCTCCCTGACCTGCCCTTGGAAAACCTCCGCCTGAACGTGGACGAAGATGGCATCGCCACGGTGACGCTGAACCGCCTCGCCAAGCGCAACGCGCTGGACGCGGCCACGGTCGAGGAACTGGTGGACGTCTTCACCGCCCTGCCCCGCGCGGGCGTGCGCGCCTGCGTGCTGCGGGGCGAAGGCACGCACTTCAGCGCAGGGCTGGATCTGGTGGAACATTACCACGCGAACCGCAGCGCGTCCGACTTCATGCATGTCTGCCTGCGCTGGCACGAGGCCTTCAACAAGATGGAATACGGCGGCGTCCCCATCATCGCCGCCCTGAAGGGCGCGGTCGTGGGCGGGGGGCTGGAGCTTGCCTCGGCCGCCCATATCCGGGTCGCGGACCAGTCCACCTATTTTGGCCTGCCGGAAGGCCAGCGCGGGTTGTTCACCGGCGGGGGCGCGACGATCCGGGTGGCGGACCTGATCGGCAAGGCGCGGATGATCGACATGATGCTGTCGGGCCGCCTGTATCGCGGGCAGGAGGCGGTGGACGTGGGCCTTGCCCAGTATCTGGTCGATGATGCCGAGGCCAAGGCCTACGAGATCGCTCGCGCCGCGGCCCAGAACCCGCCGCTTTCCAACTTCGCCATCTGCTCGGCCATCAGCCACATGCAGAACATGAGCGCGCTGGACGCGGCCTATGCCGAGTCGGTCGTGGCCGGCATGGTGAACACGCAGGAGGCCGCCAAGGCCCGGCTGGAAGCTTTCGCCAAGGGGACGGCGGCCAAGGTGAAGCCCGCATGA
- a CDS encoding alpha/beta hydrolase: MIVDGIADWDDAYANIAHIPGGAEIPDRWLRDAAAFRAMHPPEAGEAGEFYRPEGPPKGLMVFVHGGYWVKFGPGWFSHFSQGALARGWAVVLPGYPLAPAGTLAEMRDAVAAQVAMAAERIKGPIALAGHSAGGHLAARLICRDSPLPAPVLARIRRCLTISGLFDLRPLQFTAMQGDLGLTDEVAHSESPLFHLPARDLDLHVWVGADERPVFVQQSRLIHAAWAGIPNRTELMVEAGRHHLDVIDGLTDPAHPLTEALLGGL, from the coding sequence ATGATCGTGGATGGCATCGCCGACTGGGACGACGCTTATGCCAATATCGCCCATATCCCCGGCGGTGCGGAGATCCCGGACCGATGGCTGCGCGACGCCGCCGCCTTTCGGGCCATGCACCCACCCGAGGCGGGCGAAGCTGGCGAATTTTACCGCCCCGAGGGGCCACCCAAGGGGCTGATGGTCTTTGTCCACGGCGGCTACTGGGTGAAGTTCGGGCCGGGGTGGTTCTCTCACTTCTCGCAAGGCGCTCTGGCGCGGGGCTGGGCGGTGGTGCTACCCGGCTATCCGCTTGCGCCGGCGGGCACACTGGCCGAAATGCGGGACGCGGTGGCGGCGCAGGTGGCCATGGCGGCCGAGCGGATAAAGGGACCGATCGCGCTAGCCGGCCATTCCGCAGGGGGTCATCTGGCCGCGCGGCTGATCTGCAGGGACAGCCCGCTTCCGGCGCCGGTGCTGGCCCGCATCCGGCGCTGCCTGACGATCTCGGGCCTCTTCGACCTGCGGCCGCTGCAGTTCACCGCCATGCAGGGCGACCTCGGGCTGACGGACGAGGTCGCGCATAGCGAAAGCCCGCTGTTCCACCTGCCCGCCCGCGATCTCGACCTGCATGTCTGGGTCGGCGCGGACGAGCGGCCAGTCTTTGTCCAGCAGTCGCGCCTGATCCACGCGGCATGGGCGGGTATCCCGAACCGGACCGAGCTGATGGTCGAGGCCGGGCGGCACCACCTGGATGTCATCGACGGGCTGACCGACCCTGCGCATCCGTTGACCGAGGCGCTTCTGGGCGGCCTCTAG
- a CDS encoding BON domain-containing protein — translation MQDDNRYDRDNRRREAGRNDRDDELRASRRYGDPDHPGMISDRDWAGPSEYGRHDSGRGYRGGDYGSGYGGGDSGRGGYGGTEQGRGGYGGGGYGGRGYGGQGDYGQSGRGMSTSYDYAGRNLSGGSSRGYGGDYGRSGGYGGGGQDRDWSDEADRGAQRGGQWRGSDFGSAGYSGGSGGYGSGYSGDYGSGYSGDYGSGYGGGMGARRGAGMGAGMGAAGGGFGRGVDTWGEDGSFRGAQGGSGETGSHRGRGPKGYSRSDDRVREDVSDRLSDDHMIDASDIEVEVKGGEVTLSGQVENRQAKRLAEDIAERVMGVNHVQNNLRVKGSSSGSMSGSGGSSGGSSGTTGGFGSGESGGSSGTMSGSVGSGSGSSSGSSGSGSSGSSLGSSSGSSTGSGSSSRS, via the coding sequence ATGCAGGACGACAATCGCTACGACCGTGACAACCGGCGCCGCGAGGCGGGGCGCAATGACCGGGACGACGAGTTGCGGGCCAGCCGCCGCTATGGCGACCCCGACCATCCCGGCATGATCAGCGACCGTGACTGGGCGGGGCCTTCGGAATATGGCCGTCATGACAGTGGCCGGGGCTATCGCGGCGGTGACTACGGCAGCGGCTATGGCGGCGGCGACTCGGGCCGCGGCGGTTACGGCGGCACAGAACAGGGCCGCGGTGGCTACGGCGGGGGTGGCTACGGCGGCCGAGGCTACGGTGGACAGGGTGATTACGGCCAGTCCGGCCGTGGCATGTCCACCAGCTATGACTATGCCGGCCGCAATCTCAGCGGCGGCTCGTCGCGCGGCTATGGCGGCGACTACGGCCGCAGCGGCGGCTATGGCGGTGGCGGTCAGGACCGCGACTGGAGCGACGAAGCGGACCGCGGCGCCCAGCGCGGCGGGCAGTGGCGCGGCTCGGACTTCGGGTCCGCTGGCTACTCGGGTGGCTCGGGTGGCTATGGCTCCGGCTATTCGGGCGACTACGGGTCCGGCTACTCGGGCGACTACGGCTCGGGCTACGGCGGCGGTATGGGCGCGCGGCGCGGTGCCGGAATGGGCGCGGGCATGGGCGCGGCCGGCGGCGGCTTCGGCCGGGGCGTGGACACATGGGGCGAGGACGGCTCGTTCCGCGGCGCCCAGGGCGGCAGCGGAGAGACGGGTTCCCATCGCGGGCGAGGCCCCAAGGGCTATTCGCGGTCCGATGACCGGGTGCGCGAGGACGTGTCCGACCGCCTGTCCGACGACCACATGATCGACGCCTCTGACATCGAGGTCGAGGTCAAGGGCGGCGAGGTCACGCTGAGCGGCCAAGTGGAGAACCGCCAGGCCAAGCGCCTGGCAGAGGACATCGCCGAGCGGGTCATGGGCGTGAACCACGTCCAGAACAACCTGCGCGTCAAGGGCTCGTCCTCGGGGTCGATGAGCGGGTCAGGCGGGTCCTCGGGCGGCAGCAGCGGGACGACCGGGGGCTTCGGCTCCGGCGAGTCCGGCGGCTCGTCGGGCACGATGAGCGGCTCGGTCGGGTCGGGTAGCGGTTCGTCCAGCGGTTCCAGCGGCAGCGGCTCGTCCGGCTCGTCCTTGGGCTCGTCCAGCGGTTCCTCGACGGGTTCGGGTTCGTCCAGCCGCAGTTGA
- a CDS encoding 4-aminobutyrate--2-oxoglutarate transaminase has product MTTMTDRRNAAISRGVGMTTQIYAERAENAEIWDKDGNRYIDFAAGIAVVNTGHRHPKVVQAVKDQLDRFTHTCHQVVPYENYVSLAERLNALVPGDFEKKTIFATTGAEAVENAIKIARFATGRSAVVAFTGAFHGRTFMGMTLTGKVQPYKAGFGAMMPDVWHLPFPNELHGVTQADALAAVDKLFKADVDPARVAAIIVEPVQGEGGFYPVPSGFMQKLRQLCDDHGMLLIADEVQTGFARTGRLFAMELHGVAADITCMAKGLGGGLPISAVTGRAEVMDAPNPGGLGGTYAGNPLGVAAAHAVLDVIEEEGLAERAERLGQRLKQRLASLRDDVPEIVDIRGPGLMNAVEFNVANSDRPSPEFTNRVREEALRRGLILLTCGVHGNVIRFLPPLTVPDPVFDEALDIIEDSIRAARVSSRGALEKDGQLAPGKQEA; this is encoded by the coding sequence ATGACCACGATGACCGACCGCAGGAACGCCGCGATCTCGCGCGGGGTGGGGATGACCACGCAGATCTATGCCGAGCGGGCCGAGAACGCCGAGATCTGGGACAAGGACGGCAACCGCTATATCGACTTCGCCGCAGGCATCGCGGTGGTGAACACGGGCCACCGGCACCCGAAGGTGGTGCAGGCAGTGAAGGACCAATTGGACCGCTTCACCCACACCTGCCACCAGGTCGTGCCCTATGAGAACTACGTTTCGCTGGCCGAGCGGCTGAACGCGCTGGTCCCCGGCGATTTCGAGAAGAAGACCATCTTCGCCACTACCGGCGCCGAGGCGGTGGAAAACGCGATCAAGATCGCCCGCTTCGCCACCGGCCGCAGCGCCGTCGTGGCCTTCACCGGGGCCTTCCACGGCCGCACCTTCATGGGGATGACGCTGACCGGCAAGGTCCAGCCCTACAAGGCGGGCTTCGGGGCGATGATGCCCGACGTCTGGCACCTGCCCTTTCCGAACGAGTTGCACGGAGTCACCCAGGCGGATGCGCTTGCCGCCGTGGACAAGCTGTTCAAGGCCGACGTCGATCCCGCCCGCGTGGCCGCGATCATCGTCGAACCCGTGCAGGGCGAGGGCGGCTTCTACCCCGTCCCTTCGGGCTTCATGCAGAAGCTGCGCCAGCTTTGCGACGACCACGGGATGCTGCTGATCGCCGACGAGGTGCAGACCGGCTTTGCCCGCACAGGGCGGTTGTTCGCAATGGAGCTGCACGGGGTCGCGGCCGACATCACCTGCATGGCCAAGGGTCTGGGCGGTGGACTGCCGATTTCCGCTGTCACTGGCCGTGCCGAGGTCATGGACGCGCCGAACCCCGGCGGGCTTGGCGGCACCTATGCCGGCAACCCGCTGGGCGTGGCCGCCGCCCATGCGGTGCTGGACGTGATCGAGGAGGAGGGGCTGGCCGAGCGGGCCGAGCGGCTGGGCCAGCGGCTCAAGCAGCGCCTCGCGTCCTTGCGCGACGATGTGCCCGAGATCGTGGACATCCGCGGCCCCGGCCTGATGAACGCGGTCGAGTTCAACGTCGCAAACAGCGACAGGCCCTCGCCCGAGTTCACCAACCGCGTGCGAGAAGAGGCGCTGAGGCGCGGCCTGATCCTTCTGACCTGCGGCGTTCACGGCAATGTGATTCGTTTCCTGCCGCCGCTTACCGTGCCCGATCCGGTCTTTGACGAGGCGCTGGACATCATCGAGGATTCAATCAGGGCGGCGCGCGTATCCTCCCGCGGGGCCTTGGAAAAAGATGGGCAACTGGCACCGGGAAAGCAGGAGGCCTGA